The Paracoccus liaowanqingii genome window below encodes:
- a CDS encoding M20 aminoacylase family protein has protein sequence MPVKNRFAELLPEITAWRRDFHENPELLYEVHRTAGRVAQLLREFGCDEVTEGVGRTGVVGVIKGRTDSTGRVVGLRADMDALPIHEQTGVDYASKTPGAMHACGHDGHTAMLLGAAKYLAETRNFDGTAVVIFQPAEEGGAGGEAMVLDGLVDRWKIDEFYGMHNMPGMPVGQFSIRPGAMMAAADQFDITVTGKGGHAAKPHSCIDTTLTAAQIIVALQSVVARNIDPLDNAVISVCVVSTDSTAHNVIPQVVKLRGTARSLAPHVRDQLEEGITRVATNMAAAMGATAHVDYQRGYPVTMNDPQATDWAADVARQISGGVDMDMQPMMGGEDFSYMLNERPGAYIWVGNGDTAMVHHPAYNFNDEAIPAGSSWYAGMVEARLPAA, from the coding sequence ATGCCCGTCAAGAACCGCTTTGCCGAACTGCTGCCCGAGATCACCGCCTGGCGCCGCGACTTCCACGAGAATCCCGAACTTCTGTACGAGGTCCACCGGACGGCGGGCCGCGTGGCCCAGCTGCTGCGCGAGTTCGGCTGCGACGAGGTGACGGAGGGCGTGGGCCGCACGGGCGTCGTGGGCGTCATCAAGGGCCGCACGGACAGCACGGGCCGCGTCGTGGGCCTGCGCGCCGACATGGACGCGCTGCCGATCCACGAGCAGACGGGCGTCGACTATGCCTCGAAGACGCCGGGCGCGATGCATGCCTGCGGCCATGACGGGCACACCGCCATGCTGCTGGGCGCCGCCAAGTACCTGGCCGAGACGCGCAACTTCGACGGCACCGCGGTCGTCATCTTCCAGCCCGCCGAAGAGGGCGGCGCGGGCGGCGAGGCGATGGTGCTGGACGGTCTGGTCGACCGCTGGAAGATCGACGAGTTCTACGGCATGCACAACATGCCCGGCATGCCGGTGGGCCAGTTCTCGATCCGGCCCGGCGCGATGATGGCGGCCGCCGACCAGTTCGACATCACCGTGACCGGCAAGGGCGGGCATGCCGCCAAGCCGCATTCCTGCATCGACACCACGCTGACGGCGGCGCAGATCATCGTGGCGCTGCAATCGGTCGTCGCGCGCAACATCGACCCGCTGGACAATGCGGTGATCTCGGTCTGCGTGGTCTCGACGGATTCGACGGCGCACAACGTCATCCCGCAGGTGGTCAAGCTGCGCGGCACCGCCCGCAGCCTGGCGCCCCATGTCCGCGACCAGCTGGAGGAGGGCATCACCCGCGTCGCCACCAACATGGCCGCCGCGATGGGCGCCACCGCCCATGTCGACTACCAGCGCGGCTATCCGGTCACCATGAACGACCCGCAGGCCACCGATTGGGCGGCGGATGTCGCGCGCCAGATCTCGGGCGGGGTGGACATGGACATGCAGCCGATGATGGGCGGCGAGGATTTCAGCTACATGCTGAACGAACGCCCCGGCGCCTACATCTGGGTCGGCAACGGCGACACGGCGATGGTCCACCACCCCGCCTACAACTTCAACGACGAGGCGATCCCGGCGGGCTCCAGCTGGTATGCCGGCATGGTCGAGGCGCGCCTGCCCGCTGCCTGA
- the purU gene encoding formyltetrahydrofolate deformylase codes for MKTYTLRVTCASTRGIVAAISGFLAEAQCNITDSAQFDDVETGRFFMRVSFRSEGPAGLDDLRAGFAPIAARFGMEAEVTDDAMKKKVLIMVSRFGHCLNDLLYRWRIGALPIEIVGVISNHHDYQKVVVNHDIPFHMIRVDAASKAQAEAQQMEVIDRSGAELVVLARYMQVLSDRMCQQMSGRIINIHHSFLPSFKGANPYKQAYERGVKLIGATSHYVTADLDEGPIIEQDTVRVTHAQSPGDYVSLGRDVEAQVLARAVHAHIHGRVFLNAAKTVVFPPSPGSYASERMG; via the coding sequence ATGAAGACCTATACCCTGCGCGTGACCTGCGCCTCGACCCGCGGGATCGTCGCGGCAATTTCGGGATTTCTGGCCGAGGCCCAGTGCAACATCACCGACAGCGCGCAGTTCGACGACGTGGAGACGGGCCGGTTCTTCATGCGCGTCAGCTTCCGGTCCGAGGGGCCGGCGGGCTTGGACGACCTGCGCGCGGGCTTCGCGCCCATCGCCGCCCGCTTCGGGATGGAGGCCGAGGTCACCGACGACGCGATGAAGAAGAAGGTGCTGATCATGGTCAGCCGCTTCGGCCATTGCCTGAACGACCTGCTGTACCGCTGGCGCATCGGCGCGCTGCCGATCGAGATCGTGGGCGTCATCTCGAACCACCACGACTACCAGAAGGTCGTGGTGAACCATGACATCCCCTTCCACATGATCCGCGTCGATGCCGCCTCCAAGGCGCAGGCCGAGGCGCAGCAGATGGAGGTCATCGACCGATCGGGCGCCGAGCTGGTCGTGCTGGCGCGCTACATGCAGGTGCTGTCGGACCGGATGTGCCAGCAGATGTCGGGGCGGATCATCAACATCCACCACTCGTTCCTGCCCAGCTTCAAGGGCGCCAACCCCTACAAGCAGGCCTACGAGCGCGGCGTGAAGCTGATCGGCGCGACCAGCCATTACGTCACCGCCGATCTGGACGAGGGCCCGATCATCGAACAGGACACCGTGCGCGTCACCCATGCCCAATCGCCGGGCGATTACGTCTCGCTTGGCCGCGATGTCGAGGCGCAGGTGCTGGCCCGGGCGGTCCACGCGCATATCCACGGGCGGGTCTTCCTGAACGCCGCCAAGACGGTGGTCTTTCCACCCTCGCCCGGCAGCTATGCCAGCGAGCGGATGGGCTGA
- a CDS encoding BMP family ABC transporter substrate-binding protein, whose amino-acid sequence MHRRTLLATASALAATLAAPAFAQDEPLKIGFIYVGPVGDGGWTYQHDLGRQAIEAEYGDRVETTFIESVPEGADAERALTQLALAGNDLIFATSFGFMDPVMNVAARFPDVKFEHATGYKRSENVATYDARFYEGRAVIGTIAGRMTESDIIGYIGSFPIPEVIQGINSSFIHARKVNPDVEMRVVWAYSWFDPAKEADAAAALLAEGVDVILQHTDSTAPLAQAQAAGAIGFGQASDMAAFKPSPRVASIIDEWSPYYIKRVGAMLDGTWESGASWAGIGDGEVVIGEITDAVPAEVKAEAEALRDAIGAGEYHPFTGPLNKADGSVWLAEGETASDEDLQSMNFYVEGITAQIPQ is encoded by the coding sequence ATGCATCGCAGAACACTTCTGGCCACCGCCTCGGCGCTGGCCGCCACGCTGGCCGCCCCCGCCTTCGCGCAGGACGAGCCGCTCAAGATCGGCTTCATCTATGTGGGCCCGGTGGGCGACGGCGGCTGGACCTATCAGCACGATCTGGGCCGTCAGGCGATCGAGGCCGAATACGGCGACCGGGTCGAGACCACCTTCATCGAAAGCGTGCCCGAGGGCGCCGATGCCGAACGCGCCCTGACCCAGCTGGCGCTGGCCGGCAACGACCTGATCTTCGCCACCAGCTTCGGCTTCATGGACCCGGTGATGAACGTCGCGGCCAGGTTTCCCGACGTGAAGTTCGAACATGCCACCGGCTACAAGCGCTCCGAAAACGTCGCCACCTATGACGCGCGCTTCTACGAGGGCCGCGCCGTGATCGGCACCATCGCGGGCCGGATGACCGAATCCGACATCATCGGCTATATCGGGTCCTTCCCGATCCCCGAGGTGATCCAGGGCATCAACTCCAGCTTCATCCATGCCCGCAAGGTGAACCCGGACGTGGAGATGCGCGTGGTCTGGGCCTACAGCTGGTTCGATCCCGCGAAGGAGGCCGATGCCGCCGCCGCGCTGCTGGCCGAAGGCGTGGACGTGATCCTGCAGCACACCGACTCGACCGCACCCCTGGCGCAGGCGCAGGCGGCGGGCGCCATCGGCTTCGGCCAGGCCAGCGACATGGCGGCCTTCAAGCCCTCGCCCCGCGTCGCCTCGATCATCGACGAATGGTCGCCCTACTACATCAAGCGCGTCGGCGCGATGCTGGACGGCACCTGGGAAAGCGGTGCCAGCTGGGCCGGGATCGGTGACGGCGAGGTCGTGATCGGCGAGATCACCGACGCGGTGCCCGCCGAGGTCAAGGCCGAGGCCGAGGCCCTGCGCGACGCCATCGGCGCGGGCGAGTACCACCCCTTCACCGGCCCGCTGAACAAGGCAGACGGCTCGGTCTGGCTGGCCGAAGGAGAGACCGCCTCGGACGAGGACCTGCAGTCGATGAACTTCTACGTCGAAGGCATCACCGCCCAGATCCCGCAGTAA
- a CDS encoding ABC transporter permease codes for MMIDPLSVFLLLLSAATPILFAALGELVAERAGVLNLGVEGMMITGALAGFAAAYATGNPFLGFLVAAIAGAVISMLFALLTQLFLANQVASGLALTLFGLGLAAMFGKPFEGVKAPPMPAGPLRINWIVWLGLIMVPLIWAFLNRSRAGLILRGVGENHEAAHALGYSVRLTRTAAIAFGGAMAGVGGAFISIATVLQWTEGMTAGAGWIALAIVVFSKWTAPGVLAGAWLFGGVTVLQLRLQAAGVAVPVQLLSMAPYLATILVLVIISARQKYSRRAGGGAPGSLGRNFHALR; via the coding sequence ATGATGATCGACCCGCTCTCCGTCTTCCTGCTGCTTCTGTCGGCCGCGACCCCGATCCTCTTCGCCGCCTTGGGCGAGCTGGTGGCCGAACGCGCGGGCGTGCTGAACTTGGGCGTCGAGGGGATGATGATCACCGGCGCGCTGGCGGGCTTTGCCGCCGCCTATGCCACCGGAAATCCGTTCCTGGGCTTCCTGGTCGCGGCCATCGCGGGAGCTGTCATCTCGATGCTGTTCGCGCTGCTGACGCAGCTGTTTTTGGCCAACCAGGTCGCCTCGGGCCTGGCGCTGACCCTGTTCGGGCTGGGCCTGGCCGCGATGTTCGGCAAGCCCTTCGAGGGCGTGAAGGCGCCGCCCATGCCCGCGGGCCCCCTGCGCATCAACTGGATCGTCTGGCTGGGGCTGATCATGGTGCCGCTGATCTGGGCGTTCCTGAACCGGTCCCGCGCGGGCCTGATCCTGCGCGGCGTGGGCGAGAACCACGAAGCCGCCCATGCGCTCGGCTACAGCGTGCGGCTGACCCGCACCGCCGCCATCGCCTTCGGCGGCGCCATGGCGGGGGTCGGCGGCGCGTTCATCTCGATCGCGACAGTGCTGCAATGGACGGAAGGGATGACGGCGGGCGCGGGCTGGATCGCGCTGGCCATCGTGGTCTTCTCCAAATGGACCGCGCCGGGCGTGCTGGCGGGCGCATGGCTCTTCGGCGGCGTGACCGTGCTGCAGCTGCGCCTGCAGGCGGCGGGGGTCGCGGTGCCGGTGCAGCTGTTGTCCATGGCGCCCTATCTGGCCACGATCCTGGTGCTGGTCATCATCTCGGCCCGCCAGAAATACAGCCGGCGCGCGGGCGGCGGGGCGCCCGGATCGCTCGGGCGGAATTTCCACGCGCTGCGCTGA
- a CDS encoding ABC transporter permease yields MILLVPRQTASNGWQIATPVMAVLATMVTGGLLFAIMGYDPVAAIRTIFWDPLFGPAASYSRPQLLIKAAPLILIASGLAIGFRAGIWNIGAEGQYIIGAITGAAVALALYPLEAWWLFPLMVLAGLAGGWAWGMIPALLRNWFGASEILVSLMLVYVAQRVAAWMAFGPMRNPEGMGFPGSRNLQQYPSAANPELIAGTGAHWGVVAAAVAVLATWVLMSRHIRGFHIRAAGTAPRAARFAGVSPTTLVAFCLGLSGALAGAAGLFEVAGPAGQITDNLGTGYGFTAIIVAFLGRLHPVGILLAGLLLALTYIGGELAQLTMSLPAATVQVFQGMLLFFLLGFDLLTRFRIRRRVRA; encoded by the coding sequence ATGATCCTGCTGGTGCCCCGGCAAACCGCCTCGAACGGCTGGCAGATCGCCACGCCGGTGATGGCCGTGCTGGCCACGATGGTCACGGGCGGTTTGCTGTTCGCGATCATGGGCTATGACCCGGTTGCGGCGATCCGCACGATCTTCTGGGACCCGCTGTTCGGGCCGGCCGCCTCCTATTCCCGCCCGCAGCTGCTGATCAAGGCCGCGCCGCTGATCCTGATCGCCTCGGGCCTGGCCATCGGCTTTCGGGCCGGCATCTGGAACATCGGGGCCGAGGGGCAGTACATCATCGGCGCCATCACCGGCGCCGCCGTCGCGCTGGCGCTGTACCCGCTGGAGGCGTGGTGGCTGTTCCCGCTGATGGTGCTGGCGGGGCTGGCCGGGGGCTGGGCCTGGGGCATGATCCCCGCGCTGCTCCGGAACTGGTTCGGAGCGTCGGAAATTCTGGTGTCTCTGATGCTGGTCTATGTGGCGCAGCGTGTGGCGGCCTGGATGGCCTTCGGCCCGATGCGGAACCCCGAGGGCATGGGCTTTCCCGGCTCGCGCAACCTGCAGCAATACCCGTCGGCCGCCAACCCCGAGCTGATCGCGGGCACCGGCGCGCATTGGGGCGTGGTCGCCGCCGCCGTGGCCGTGCTGGCGACCTGGGTGCTGATGAGCCGCCATATCCGCGGCTTCCACATCCGCGCCGCCGGCACCGCGCCGCGCGCCGCCCGTTTCGCGGGCGTCAGCCCCACGACGCTGGTGGCCTTCTGTCTGGGCCTGTCGGGCGCGCTGGCGGGTGCCGCGGGCCTTTTCGAGGTCGCGGGCCCGGCGGGCCAGATCACCGACAACCTGGGCACGGGCTATGGCTTCACCGCCATCATCGTGGCCTTTCTGGGACGGCTGCATCCGGTGGGCATCCTGCTGGCCGGCCTGCTGCTGGCCCTGACCTATATCGGCGGAGAGCTGGCGCAGCTGACCATGTCCCTGCCCGCCGCCACCGTGCAGGTGTTCCAGGGGATGCTGCTGTTCTTCCTGCTGGGCTTCGATCTGCTGACCCGCTTCCGGATCCGCCGGAGGGTTCGCGCATGA
- a CDS encoding ABC transporter ATP-binding protein has product MTDIAVFRAEGIGKSYPGVRANDDVSFTVRAGEIHALLGENGAGKSTLVKMIYGLVRPDDGRMWLGASPHAPADPRAARAAGVAMVFQHFSLFDALTVAENIALGMEAPPPRRELAARITKVSHDFGLPLNPARRIVTLSAGERQRVEIIRCLLQDPRLLIMDEPTSVLTPQEAELLFATLRKLAAGGTAILYISHKLDEIRAHCDRATILRHGKVVDSCDPRAHSARDLAAMMVGGQMRVIDRSGRQAGAVLLQVTALSQPAPDAEGTALKDIALTLRAGEILGIGGVAGNGQEELLAALSGEVRSAPGSVVLEGADLSAQGPEPRRVAGLLTAPEDRLGHAAVPDFSLTENTLLTAGARKGLVRRGMIDHGAARDYALAVIQGFDVRTPGPHVPARALSGGNLQKFVIGREVMQDPRVLVVNQPTWGVDAGAAAAVRQSLLDLARQGAGVIVISQDLDELLELSDRFCALNEGRLSPPVPTEGLTLDRIGLMLGGAHGMEEARP; this is encoded by the coding sequence TTGACCGACATCGCCGTCTTTCGTGCCGAAGGGATCGGCAAGTCCTATCCCGGCGTGCGCGCCAATGACGACGTGTCGTTTACCGTCCGTGCCGGAGAGATCCACGCCCTTTTGGGCGAGAACGGCGCGGGCAAGTCGACGCTGGTCAAGATGATCTACGGCCTCGTGCGTCCCGATGACGGGCGGATGTGGCTGGGGGCCAGCCCCCATGCGCCCGCCGATCCCCGCGCCGCCCGTGCGGCGGGCGTGGCGATGGTGTTCCAGCATTTCAGCCTGTTCGACGCGCTGACCGTGGCCGAGAACATTGCCCTTGGCATGGAGGCCCCGCCGCCCCGGCGCGAACTGGCCGCGCGCATCACCAAGGTCAGCCATGACTTCGGCCTGCCCCTGAACCCCGCGCGGCGCATCGTCACCCTGTCGGCGGGCGAACGCCAGCGGGTCGAGATCATCCGCTGCCTGCTGCAGGATCCGCGCCTGCTGATCATGGACGAACCGACCTCGGTGCTGACCCCGCAGGAGGCCGAGCTGCTGTTCGCCACGCTGCGCAAGCTGGCGGCGGGCGGCACCGCGATCCTCTATATCAGCCACAAGCTGGACGAGATCCGCGCCCATTGCGACCGTGCCACGATCCTGCGCCACGGAAAGGTCGTGGACAGCTGCGATCCCCGCGCCCATTCCGCCCGCGATCTGGCGGCGATGATGGTCGGCGGGCAGATGCGCGTCATCGACCGCTCGGGCCGTCAGGCGGGCGCGGTGCTGCTGCAGGTCACCGCCCTCAGCCAGCCCGCCCCGGATGCCGAGGGCACGGCGCTGAAGGACATCGCCCTGACGCTGCGCGCGGGCGAGATCCTGGGGATCGGCGGCGTGGCGGGCAACGGGCAGGAGGAGCTGCTGGCCGCCCTGTCGGGCGAGGTCCGCAGCGCACCGGGCAGCGTCGTGCTGGAGGGCGCCGATCTCTCGGCCCAAGGCCCCGAGCCGCGCCGCGTGGCGGGCCTGCTGACCGCGCCCGAGGACCGGCTTGGCCATGCCGCCGTGCCCGATTTCAGCCTGACCGAAAACACCCTGCTGACCGCCGGCGCCCGCAAGGGGCTGGTGCGGCGCGGGATGATCGACCACGGTGCCGCGCGCGACTATGCGCTGGCGGTCATCCAGGGCTTCGACGTGCGCACTCCCGGCCCCCATGTGCCCGCCCGCGCCCTGTCGGGGGGCAATCTGCAGAAATTCGTGATCGGGCGCGAGGTCATGCAGGATCCCCGCGTGCTGGTCGTCAACCAGCCCACCTGGGGCGTGGATGCCGGCGCCGCGGCTGCCGTCCGCCAGTCGCTGCTGGATCTGGCGCGCCAGGGCGCGGGCGTCATCGTCATCAGCCAGGATCTGGACGAGCTGCTGGAGCTGTCCGACCGCTTCTGCGCCCTGAACGAGGGGCGGCTGTCGCCCCCCGTCCCCACCGAAGGCCTGACGCTGGACCGCATCGGCCTGATGCTGGGCGGCGCGCATGGCATGGAAGAGGCCCGCCCATGA